A stretch of the Candidatus Eremiobacteraceae bacterium genome encodes the following:
- a CDS encoding M28 family metallopeptidase, with product MKIRTFISTLGLIIACSAAAAAAGDSTITPPAVDPQIAAFVSQVSADRLRTNDTTLVNFSTRNDFSETTSTATSGVFAARDWIRSQFEASAQASGGRMTVRLDTYLQPKTPRTPRAVTESSVVATLRGDAPGPLYVLSSHFDDCNGDCTNGTRVAPGADDNGSATSEVLEAARILAPHHFRGTIVFVCFDGEELGLWGSQHYADELKAAGTAVEADLNSDIIGNSTGGNGVHEPNVIRVFSEALPAGAVDDRVNLVGSENDSPSRELARFVGAVIPQYIPDFTVRQIWRADRFLRGGDQESFQADGFPAIRFVEPNENFTHQHQDVRVQDGVQYGDLPQFMDFDYLAQTTRANIAALAALAMAPPRPAGAQLVAAHLGYDTTLRWSAVSGAASYEIVWRATNAADWQFSKDVGDVTSATVPYSKDDYIFGVRAVDDAGHASVASYPTAVRE from the coding sequence ATGAAGATTCGCACTTTCATTTCCACGCTTGGCCTCATCATCGCATGTTCAGCAGCCGCGGCCGCAGCCGGTGATTCGACGATCACGCCGCCGGCCGTCGATCCGCAGATCGCCGCGTTCGTATCGCAGGTGAGCGCCGACCGCTTGCGGACGAACGACACGACGCTCGTCAATTTCTCCACTCGTAACGACTTCTCGGAGACCACCTCCACGGCGACGAGCGGCGTCTTCGCAGCACGCGACTGGATCCGTTCGCAGTTCGAAGCGAGCGCGCAAGCAAGCGGCGGACGGATGACGGTGCGCCTTGACACGTACCTCCAACCCAAGACTCCGCGCACGCCGCGCGCTGTCACGGAATCCAGCGTCGTCGCCACGCTGCGCGGCGACGCGCCTGGCCCGCTGTACGTGCTGTCGAGTCATTTCGACGATTGCAACGGCGACTGCACGAACGGCACGCGCGTCGCACCGGGCGCGGACGACAACGGGTCGGCGACGTCAGAAGTGCTCGAAGCGGCGCGGATCCTCGCGCCTCATCATTTCCGCGGCACGATCGTCTTCGTCTGCTTCGACGGAGAAGAGCTCGGATTGTGGGGCTCGCAGCATTACGCCGACGAGCTGAAGGCCGCCGGCACGGCGGTGGAAGCGGACCTGAACAGCGACATCATCGGAAACAGCACCGGCGGCAACGGCGTGCACGAGCCTAACGTGATCCGCGTGTTCAGCGAAGCGCTTCCGGCGGGAGCGGTCGACGATCGCGTGAATCTGGTGGGTTCCGAAAACGACTCGCCCTCGCGCGAACTCGCACGATTTGTGGGCGCGGTCATTCCCCAGTATATTCCCGACTTCACCGTGCGGCAGATCTGGCGCGCCGATCGCTTCTTGCGGGGCGGCGATCAAGAATCGTTCCAAGCCGATGGTTTTCCCGCGATCAGATTCGTCGAGCCGAACGAGAACTTCACGCATCAGCATCAAGACGTCCGCGTGCAAGACGGTGTGCAGTACGGCGACCTTCCGCAGTTCATGGATTTCGACTATCTGGCGCAGACGACGCGCGCGAACATCGCGGCTCTCGCGGCGCTCGCGATGGCGCCGCCGCGCCCCGCCGGGGCTCAGCTCGTCGCCGCGCACCTCGGTTACGACACGACGCTGCGGTGGTCTGCCGTCTCGGGCGCCGCGAGCTACGAGATCGTCTGGCGCGCCACGAATGCCGCCGACTGGCAGTTCAGCAAAGATGTCGGCGACGTGACGAGTGCGACCGTTCCGTATAGCAAGGACGACTATATCTTTGGCGTTCGCGCCGTCGATGACGCCGGCCACGCCAGCGTCGCGAGCTACCCGACCGCCGTCCGCGAATGA
- the mrdA gene encoding penicillin-binding protein 2, translated as MTVVAQRQRMGAPETPATRRARIVAFAVGIALVFVTLVVRLAGVQLRDGAHYSHLADLNQYRTIPVAAPRGVIYDRRGTVIARNRPSFVIQIVPMQLADPSAEIDELGRIIGVPSADIWKRLLHQNGVAYATFDDLANAIPLGPITVADDLSSPVVSRFAEQADHLPGTAVELVPVRDYPYGTIGSHILGEVGQITATEYAARRAAGYGPNDVVGKDGLEYQYDRLLLGVRGGQQIKVNSAGRFVANGFPFAPIPGDSLDLTVDWRLQRAAETAVAEQSRIVSKRTGHAVAGAAIVEDPNTGAVLALVSQPNVDPNDFATGISEKRYAGYLADPLNPLFNRAIAGKYPTGSTFKMISGSAILASGLMSASDTKYCGGAFDLNGYIFNDDLAGGHGSLTVQRAISVSCDVFFYQVGHELGIDRLDHYASAFGIGLKTGIDLPGETSGTLPTPAWKKKVVGDEWYGGDTVNMAIGQGYVEASPIQMLRVAAAVANGGRLYAPYLVADVRNMRGKIVKTFGPQFQGTVPVPEDDLAIVRAGMLGAIEDPYGTAHNVFIPGFHYAGKTGTAENSPTIDNPQGYNHTWFVCYAPYDNPKIAVVVFMDRTGGFGAVNAAPVAQAIIEAYFHIRPAGPNGTGIRD; from the coding sequence GTGACGGTCGTGGCGCAACGTCAGCGCATGGGCGCGCCGGAAACGCCGGCGACCCGCCGAGCGCGTATCGTCGCGTTCGCGGTCGGTATAGCGCTCGTGTTTGTGACGCTCGTCGTGCGGCTCGCAGGCGTTCAACTGCGCGACGGCGCGCATTACTCGCACCTCGCCGACCTCAATCAATATCGCACGATTCCCGTCGCCGCGCCGCGCGGCGTGATCTACGACCGGCGCGGCACCGTCATCGCAAGGAATCGACCGTCATTCGTCATCCAGATCGTGCCCATGCAGCTCGCCGATCCGTCGGCCGAGATCGATGAACTCGGCCGCATCATCGGTGTTCCGTCCGCCGATATCTGGAAGCGGCTCCTTCATCAAAACGGTGTAGCGTACGCCACCTTCGACGATCTGGCCAATGCGATTCCGCTCGGACCGATCACGGTGGCCGACGACCTGAGTTCGCCGGTCGTGAGCCGATTCGCCGAGCAAGCGGATCACTTGCCGGGTACGGCTGTCGAACTCGTTCCGGTGCGCGACTACCCATACGGAACGATCGGTTCGCATATCCTCGGCGAAGTCGGCCAGATCACCGCTACCGAATATGCGGCTCGTCGAGCAGCTGGATACGGGCCGAACGACGTCGTCGGCAAAGACGGCCTGGAATATCAGTACGACCGCTTGCTGCTCGGCGTGCGCGGCGGCCAGCAGATCAAAGTCAATTCAGCCGGTCGATTCGTGGCGAACGGCTTCCCGTTCGCGCCGATTCCAGGCGATAGTCTCGACCTCACCGTCGACTGGCGCTTGCAGCGCGCCGCCGAGACAGCCGTCGCCGAGCAATCGCGGATCGTCTCTAAGCGCACGGGTCACGCCGTCGCGGGCGCCGCAATCGTGGAAGATCCGAACACCGGCGCGGTCCTGGCACTCGTCAGCCAGCCGAACGTCGATCCAAACGATTTCGCAACGGGCATCAGCGAGAAACGTTACGCGGGCTATCTCGCCGACCCGCTCAATCCGCTCTTCAATCGCGCGATCGCGGGCAAGTATCCCACCGGCTCGACCTTCAAGATGATCAGCGGCTCCGCCATTCTCGCCTCGGGCTTGATGAGCGCTTCCGACACGAAGTACTGCGGCGGCGCTTTTGACCTGAACGGCTATATCTTCAACGACGACCTTGCGGGCGGCCACGGTTCGCTGACCGTGCAACGCGCGATCTCCGTCTCGTGCGACGTCTTCTTCTATCAAGTAGGCCACGAACTTGGCATCGATCGGCTCGACCACTACGCGTCGGCGTTCGGCATCGGGCTAAAGACCGGTATCGACCTGCCGGGCGAGACGTCCGGCACGTTGCCGACACCGGCGTGGAAGAAGAAAGTCGTCGGCGATGAGTGGTACGGCGGCGATACGGTGAATATGGCGATCGGTCAAGGCTATGTCGAAGCGTCGCCGATCCAAATGCTGCGAGTGGCGGCGGCGGTCGCAAACGGCGGCCGCCTCTACGCGCCCTATCTCGTCGCAGATGTGCGCAACATGCGCGGCAAAATCGTCAAGACGTTCGGACCGCAATTTCAGGGAACTGTTCCGGTTCCGGAGGACGATCTGGCCATCGTCCGTGCCGGCATGCTCGGTGCGATCGAAGACCCCTACGGCACGGCTCATAACGTCTTCATCCCGGGCTTTCACTACGCCGGCAAAACGGGCACGGCCGAGAATTCACCGACGATCGACAATCCGCAAGGCTACAACCACACGTGGTTCGTCTGCTATGCGCCCTACGATAATCCGAAGATCGCGGTCGTCGTCTTCATGGATCGGACCGGCGGCTTCGGCGCGGTGAACGCGGCGCCCGTCGCGCAAGCGATCATCGAAGCATATTTCCACATCCGCCCGGCCGGCCCGAACGGTACAGGCATCCGCGACTGA
- the mreD gene encoding rod shape-determining protein MreD: MSTLDPARADERLRIGSGTPRRPRVDAEISVPPRFGLLALLAIAASIVQSTVLSSVEFRGAHISLLIVLVVWTGLRCGVVTGGWLGLLAGLIADALGGGGVNVLGFTLAGFGAGLLANRFFWDSFPVFIAAVAAAAALCAFVSWATLAIAFGERGAFARDSHTAVWAIVVDCTVAAIALTFIRFGRSRGWIRA; the protein is encoded by the coding sequence ATGAGCACGCTCGATCCTGCGCGCGCGGATGAACGGCTGCGGATCGGATCGGGCACACCGCGGCGACCGCGTGTCGACGCGGAGATCTCTGTGCCCCCGCGCTTCGGCCTTCTGGCCTTACTCGCGATCGCCGCAAGCATCGTCCAATCCACCGTCTTGAGCAGCGTCGAATTTCGCGGGGCGCACATCTCGCTGCTCATCGTGCTCGTCGTGTGGACGGGACTTCGCTGCGGAGTCGTCACCGGCGGCTGGCTCGGGTTGCTCGCCGGATTGATCGCCGACGCGCTTGGCGGCGGCGGCGTCAACGTGCTCGGTTTCACGCTGGCCGGATTTGGCGCGGGTCTGCTCGCCAACCGATTCTTCTGGGACTCCTTTCCGGTTTTCATCGCGGCGGTTGCCGCAGCGGCGGCGTTGTGCGCCTTCGTGTCCTGGGCGACGCTCGCGATCGCGTTCGGTGAACGCGGTGCCTTCGCTCGCGATTCCCACACGGCCGTCTGGGCGATCGTCGTGGATTGCACGGTTGCGGCGATTGCGCTCACGTTCATCCGCTTCGGCCGCAGCCGCGGCTGGATCCGCGCGTGA
- the mreC gene encoding rod shape-determining protein MreC, whose amino-acid sequence MAIPSFWDERKLLVFLALIIVASVVMLIEIDAARRGRQSFADQVAGTVVAPIQSALMMTGRVIATEAYVATHARVIGEQDAALAAKARALAAADERLKEHAVENRELLRMLAVRAAVPGRTIEADVVGYAPEAARRELTIDRGSSEGIALNDVVLNGDGLIGHVVDVGRSSAHVLLIVDPTSAVPAYLQRSHAWGIVTGTWLHARMKYIGQDVRMAAGDVVVTGLGEIYPAGIPIGTVSEIDRKDNALYQVAVLDPAVKFESLDRVLVLVAR is encoded by the coding sequence GTGGCGATTCCTTCGTTCTGGGATGAAAGAAAGCTCCTCGTTTTCCTCGCGCTGATCATCGTCGCGTCCGTCGTCATGCTGATCGAGATCGACGCCGCGCGCCGCGGCCGCCAATCGTTCGCCGATCAAGTCGCGGGTACCGTCGTCGCTCCGATACAAAGCGCGCTGATGATGACCGGCCGCGTCATCGCGACCGAGGCATACGTCGCCACGCATGCTCGCGTCATCGGCGAGCAAGATGCCGCGCTCGCAGCCAAAGCGCGCGCGCTCGCGGCGGCCGACGAGCGCCTCAAAGAGCACGCCGTCGAAAACCGAGAATTATTGCGCATGCTGGCCGTCCGCGCGGCCGTTCCAGGCCGCACGATCGAAGCCGACGTCGTCGGCTACGCGCCGGAAGCCGCTCGGCGCGAGCTCACGATCGATCGCGGGTCAAGTGAGGGAATCGCGCTCAACGATGTCGTGCTGAACGGCGACGGGTTGATCGGACACGTCGTCGACGTCGGGCGATCGTCCGCGCACGTCCTGCTGATCGTCGATCCGACGAGCGCGGTGCCCGCGTATCTGCAACGTTCGCACGCGTGGGGCATCGTCACAGGTACTTGGCTGCACGCGCGGATGAAATACATCGGACAGGACGTCCGCATGGCCGCAGGCGATGTCGTCGTGACGGGCTTAGGCGAGATCTATCCGGCTGGAATTCCGATCGGCACGGTGAGCGAGATCGACCGTAAGGACAACGCGCTCTACCAAGTCGCCGTCCTCGACCCGGCCGTGAAGTTCGAATCGCTCGACCGCGTGCTCGTGCTGGTCGCGCGATGA
- a CDS encoding rod shape-determining protein, with protein MSGLFDRLYARFAPEVGVDLGTANTPVFVRGEGIRFSEPSMVAVDTDTGEIITVGEGARQMLGRTPRNITVVRPMRNGVVSNFTYTEALVKRLLERALRGRPLIPPRVMIGVPGSATVVEKKAVTQAALGAGAGRVYFVEQAMAAAVGAGLPVIEPNACGIADIGGGTTEIAVIALGGIVVGSSIKLGGDKLDEAISARLRSSRGFLIGERTAEQLKISLGYYGRPLGRKPIAVIGQFLRERRPGTLEVREEEIGAAIAEPLGEIVDAIRAVVERTPPELVRDLSERGFVLAGGGSQIAGLAETLGLVLRLPVRTADRPLSCVALGTGEILRDRVLFDTLFPASVSLIGRWWRFLRSGMKESSSFSSR; from the coding sequence ATGAGCGGACTCTTCGATCGGTTATATGCGCGCTTCGCCCCCGAGGTCGGCGTGGATCTCGGCACGGCGAATACGCCTGTGTTCGTGCGCGGCGAGGGCATACGATTTTCGGAGCCGAGCATGGTCGCGGTCGACACCGACACCGGCGAGATCATCACGGTCGGCGAGGGCGCGCGTCAGATGCTCGGCCGCACTCCGCGCAATATCACGGTTGTCCGTCCGATGCGCAACGGCGTCGTCTCGAATTTCACCTACACGGAGGCGCTCGTCAAACGCTTGCTCGAGCGCGCGCTGCGCGGACGGCCGCTGATCCCGCCGCGCGTCATGATCGGCGTTCCCGGATCGGCGACCGTCGTCGAGAAGAAAGCCGTCACCCAAGCGGCGCTCGGCGCCGGAGCGGGCCGCGTCTATTTCGTCGAGCAGGCGATGGCGGCCGCGGTCGGTGCGGGCCTCCCGGTGATCGAGCCCAATGCATGCGGCATCGCGGACATCGGCGGCGGCACCACGGAGATCGCGGTCATCGCGTTGGGCGGCATCGTCGTCGGCTCTTCCATCAAGCTCGGCGGGGATAAGCTTGACGAAGCGATCAGCGCACGCTTGCGCTCGTCGCGCGGCTTCTTGATCGGCGAACGGACGGCCGAGCAGTTGAAGATCTCTCTCGGTTATTACGGGCGGCCGCTTGGACGCAAGCCGATAGCCGTGATCGGACAGTTCTTGCGCGAACGGCGGCCGGGAACGCTCGAGGTACGCGAGGAAGAAATCGGCGCGGCGATCGCCGAGCCGCTCGGTGAGATCGTGGACGCGATCCGCGCCGTCGTCGAGCGGACGCCCCCGGAACTCGTGCGCGATCTTTCGGAGCGCGGATTCGTTCTGGCGGGCGGCGGCTCGCAGATCGCGGGGCTGGCGGAAACGTTGGGCCTCGTTCTGCGGTTGCCGGTTCGTACGGCAGACCGGCCGCTCTCGTGCGTGGCGCTCGGCACGGGCGAGATCCTGCGCGATCGCGTTTTGTTCGATACGTTGTTTCCGGCGTCCGTCTCGCTGATCGGCAGGTGGTGGCGATTCCTTCGTTCTGGGATGAAAGAAAGCTCCTCGTTTTCCTCGCGCTGA
- a CDS encoding Maf family protein → MSERLTAVTLASASPRRLELLRGLGLAVTVVRSSYDEDNTLAPGMTPAALAQFHAEGKAAAAESHGPPVLIAADTVVDVGGVALGKPRDAADARRMLELLSGREHRVHTGFAVIDRARMRQSSGVESTSVRFLPLSAARIRSYVDSGEPMDKAGAYGIQGQGALNVASVNGDFYAVMGLPLARLGLVFADLGFEVA, encoded by the coding sequence GTGTCTGAACGACTGACCGCGGTCACGCTCGCGTCCGCATCGCCCCGCCGTCTCGAGCTGCTGCGCGGCCTCGGGCTAGCGGTCACGGTCGTGCGCAGTTCCTACGACGAAGACAACACCCTCGCCCCGGGCATGACTCCGGCGGCGCTCGCGCAATTCCATGCCGAAGGCAAAGCCGCGGCAGCGGAGTCCCACGGACCGCCGGTGCTCATCGCTGCGGATACTGTTGTAGATGTCGGCGGCGTCGCGCTGGGAAAGCCGCGCGATGCGGCCGACGCGCGCCGCATGCTCGAGCTTCTATCAGGCCGGGAACACCGAGTGCATACGGGCTTCGCCGTCATCGATCGAGCGCGGATGCGGCAGAGCAGCGGCGTCGAATCCACGAGCGTCCGGTTCCTTCCGCTCTCGGCAGCGCGCATCCGTTCGTACGTCGACAGCGGCGAGCCGATGGACAAGGCCGGCGCATACGGCATCCAAGGCCAAGGCGCGCTCAACGTCGCATCGGTCAACGGGGATTTCTACGCGGTCATGGGGCTGCCGCTCGCGCGGCTCGGTCTCGTGTTCGCCGATCTCGGTTTTGAAGTTGCGTAA
- a CDS encoding DUF3465 domain-containing protein codes for MRRAARIVVTRSTPLAVIAALAVFGCARGADADNAGALDAIAHGRSGSEVTVEGRILRVLSTSDSESGAHERFVVAVISGGDEQDVLVADNISIARAAAVRAGDDVTVRGELAIDPSGPVIHWTHHDPRGRHEAGFIRDRGVTYY; via the coding sequence GTGCGACGCGCAGCGCGCATCGTCGTGACTCGCAGCACACCGCTCGCCGTGATCGCCGCGCTCGCGGTGTTTGGTTGCGCGCGGGGCGCAGATGCGGACAACGCCGGCGCGCTGGACGCGATCGCGCATGGCCGGTCGGGCTCCGAAGTGACCGTCGAAGGCAGAATACTGCGCGTGCTGTCGACGAGCGATAGCGAGAGCGGTGCTCACGAACGATTCGTGGTCGCCGTTATATCAGGCGGCGACGAACAAGACGTCCTGGTCGCCGACAACATCTCCATCGCACGCGCGGCGGCGGTTCGCGCCGGCGACGACGTGACCGTTAGAGGCGAGCTCGCCATCGATCCATCCGGTCCCGTCATCCATTGGACGCATCACGATCCGCGCGGGCGGCACGAAGCCGGCTTTATCCGCGATCGCGGCGTGACGTACTATTGA
- the nadD gene encoding nicotinate (nicotinamide) nucleotide adenylyltransferase, translating to MRSGVFGGTFDPVHLGHTAIARGALLRAQLDRVLVLPVGTPAHRSTHASAADRAAMLRLALAGEDDRIQFDATALEQQGPVFTADTLALVHAANPADALNFIAGADSLARSVWRRLDEVARAVERFYVVPRRGSDWPDVLAVIAHLPPDLQTRFERLDVVVPDIEASEIRARVKAGESIADFVVEPVAQYISERGLYR from the coding sequence GTGCGCAGCGGCGTCTTCGGCGGCACGTTCGATCCGGTGCATCTCGGGCACACGGCGATTGCGCGCGGCGCGCTTCTTCGGGCGCAACTCGATCGCGTGCTCGTGCTTCCGGTCGGCACGCCTGCACATCGCTCGACGCACGCATCCGCGGCGGATCGAGCAGCGATGCTGCGGCTCGCATTGGCCGGTGAGGATGACCGCATCCAGTTCGATGCGACCGCACTCGAACAACAAGGCCCGGTCTTTACGGCCGATACATTGGCCCTCGTCCATGCCGCAAACCCGGCCGACGCGCTGAACTTCATCGCCGGCGCCGATTCGCTTGCGCGCAGCGTCTGGCGACGGCTTGACGAAGTCGCGCGCGCAGTCGAACGATTTTACGTCGTGCCGCGGCGCGGCAGCGATTGGCCGGACGTGCTGGCGGTCATCGCGCATCTGCCTCCGGACCTGCAAACGCGCTTCGAACGGCTCGATGTGGTCGTGCCCGACATCGAAGCAAGCGAGATTCGCGCGCGCGTCAAGGCGGGTGAATCAATCGCGGACTTCGTCGTGGAACCGGTCGCGCAATATATTAGTGAGCGCGGGTTATATCGATAG
- the obgE gene encoding GTPase ObgE — MFVDEAHIAVRAGDGGNGLVSFRREKFVPRGGPNGGDGGRGGSVYVEADAQRTTLIDFRHKRSFKASHGEHGGGDNCHGKDGADVIIKVPCGTLVYRDGRLVADLSDPGSKELVARGGRGGLGNQHFATPTRQAPRFAQKGEPGEEHELDLQLKLLADAGIVGAPNAGKSTLLASVSAARPKIADYPFTTLEPQLGVVQIDVDAHFVLVDVPGLIEGASHGAGLGDKFLRHVERTRVLIHLVDGGLAPDEALAQMEMIERELAAWSPLLASKPRIVAVSKQDLPDAAATLEAVRRASGARVFGISAATGLGVRELMGTAYAAIVAARGAAEPADVADAATLHPKPKTPSSRVEVHKENGGYRIVGAKIERLAAMTEFDSEDGRAYFERVLQRCGAQRKLEKLGAQPGDAVRVGSIEYTLS, encoded by the coding sequence ATGTTCGTAGATGAAGCGCATATCGCCGTGCGCGCGGGCGACGGCGGCAACGGGCTCGTCTCGTTTCGGCGCGAGAAATTCGTGCCGCGCGGCGGACCCAATGGCGGAGACGGCGGCCGCGGCGGATCGGTCTACGTGGAAGCCGACGCGCAACGCACGACGCTGATCGATTTCCGTCATAAGCGCTCTTTCAAAGCATCGCATGGCGAGCACGGCGGCGGCGACAACTGTCACGGCAAAGACGGCGCGGACGTCATCATCAAGGTACCGTGCGGCACGCTCGTCTATCGTGACGGCCGGCTCGTCGCAGACTTGAGCGATCCGGGCTCAAAAGAACTCGTCGCGCGCGGCGGCCGCGGCGGTCTCGGCAATCAGCATTTCGCCACGCCGACGCGCCAGGCGCCGCGCTTTGCGCAAAAGGGCGAGCCCGGCGAAGAACACGAGCTCGACCTGCAGTTAAAACTTCTCGCGGATGCGGGCATCGTCGGCGCGCCGAACGCCGGAAAATCGACGCTGCTGGCATCGGTCTCCGCTGCGCGTCCGAAGATAGCCGATTATCCGTTCACCACGCTCGAACCGCAACTCGGCGTCGTGCAGATCGACGTCGACGCACATTTCGTGCTCGTCGACGTCCCAGGCTTGATCGAGGGGGCGAGCCACGGAGCCGGGCTGGGCGACAAGTTCTTGCGACATGTCGAGCGCACGCGGGTGCTCATCCATCTCGTGGACGGCGGATTGGCGCCGGACGAAGCGCTCGCGCAGATGGAGATGATCGAGCGGGAACTCGCGGCGTGGAGCCCGCTGCTTGCGAGCAAGCCCCGCATCGTAGCCGTGTCAAAACAAGATCTCCCCGATGCGGCGGCGACGCTCGAAGCGGTGCGACGCGCGAGCGGGGCGCGCGTCTTTGGCATCTCGGCCGCGACCGGACTCGGCGTGCGTGAACTCATGGGTACTGCATACGCGGCGATCGTCGCCGCGCGCGGCGCGGCTGAGCCGGCCGACGTCGCCGATGCCGCCACGCTCCACCCCAAACCGAAAACACCAAGTTCGCGCGTCGAAGTGCATAAGGAGAATGGCGGCTACCGGATCGTCGGCGCGAAGATCGAGCGGTTGGCCGCGATGACCGAATTCGACTCCGAAGATGGCCGCGCGTATTTCGAACGGGTCTTACAACGTTGCGGCGCACAGCGCAAGCTCGAAAAGCTGGGGGCGCAGCCTGGCGATGCGGTGCGCGTCGGCTCGATCGAGTACACACTATCCTAG
- the rpmA gene encoding 50S ribosomal protein L27, whose product MNLQRFAHKKGLGSSRNGRDSNSQRLGVKKFGGEKVGAGNIILRQRGTRFYPGENVGMGKDNTLFALTAGVVKFVRRGRDQQVVAVSAEA is encoded by the coding sequence ATTAACCTTCAGCGTTTTGCCCACAAGAAGGGCCTGGGATCGTCGCGCAACGGCCGCGACTCGAATTCCCAGCGGCTCGGCGTCAAGAAGTTCGGCGGCGAAAAAGTCGGCGCCGGCAACATCATCCTGCGTCAGCGCGGCACGCGTTTCTATCCGGGCGAAAATGTCGGCATGGGAAAAGACAACACGCTGTTCGCCCTGACGGCCGGCGTCGTCAAATTCGTGCGCCGCGGCCGCGACCAGCAGGTCGTGGCAGTCTCTGCCGAGGCTTGA
- a CDS encoding kelch repeat-containing protein — MSRRNPSPALWGSAIGAAAVCVTMAACGGGSNAVVPRFVGEGQPAMQRAASANFARSATSNTWSAGAPAPTKRYAGGAAAVGTKIYVVGGYDSLTVVGKNEIYDTSTNTWKTGAQMPTKRYALGAAAVNGIVYAIGGADAANNTLNVVEAYDPVTNSWSTKAPLPTAVDSIIPTVDKGLIYVVGGFNNGAGRFSGVQVYNPTTNVWTSAAPLNLGKSYSFVGTIGTSIVAAGGLLNTGNTTEDNEVYNLHSNSWTTKKHMFAPRQAGCAGVVGNTLYAAGGVKKTGPQNLLDGYDSSTNTWTSLAPMPFAVIAPESATVNGLLYCIGGSNNGAAGHIQYYNYTQIYQP, encoded by the coding sequence ACGCTGTCGTCCCTCGCTTCGTCGGCGAAGGTCAGCCGGCTATGCAACGCGCCGCATCCGCGAATTTCGCTCGCTCGGCCACGAGCAACACTTGGTCTGCGGGCGCGCCGGCGCCCACAAAGCGCTATGCCGGCGGTGCCGCCGCAGTCGGGACGAAAATCTACGTGGTCGGCGGATACGATTCGCTCACCGTGGTCGGGAAGAACGAGATCTACGATACGTCCACCAACACCTGGAAGACCGGCGCGCAGATGCCCACCAAGCGTTATGCGCTCGGCGCAGCAGCGGTCAACGGCATCGTGTACGCAATCGGGGGCGCCGATGCGGCCAACAACACGTTGAACGTCGTCGAGGCCTACGATCCAGTGACGAATAGTTGGTCCACGAAGGCACCGCTTCCGACGGCCGTGGACAGCATCATCCCAACCGTCGACAAAGGACTCATCTACGTCGTGGGCGGCTTCAACAACGGCGCTGGGAGATTCTCCGGCGTGCAGGTCTACAACCCGACGACGAACGTCTGGACGAGCGCGGCTCCGCTGAACCTCGGCAAATCGTATTCGTTCGTGGGGACGATCGGCACGTCCATCGTCGCCGCGGGCGGCCTCTTGAATACGGGGAATACGACCGAAGACAACGAGGTCTACAATCTGCATTCAAACTCGTGGACCACGAAGAAGCACATGTTTGCGCCGCGTCAAGCCGGTTGCGCCGGAGTCGTCGGCAACACGCTATATGCCGCCGGCGGAGTGAAGAAAACGGGCCCGCAGAATCTCCTTGACGGTTACGATAGCTCGACCAACACGTGGACGAGTCTTGCGCCGATGCCGTTTGCCGTCATCGCGCCGGAATCGGCCACGGTGAACGGCCTTCTCTACTGCATCGGTGGTTCGAACAACGGCGCCGCGGGTCACATCCAATACTATAACTACACGCAGATCTATCAACCATAA